GCTGGGCAACACGCTGGGCGGTTTCGACATCCGCTGACAAGTGCACGTGCTGGCGGGAGCGAGGATGAAGTCCCTGCGCCATGATCGCTGGAATGAAGCCCTCGATGGTGCCGTGAAAGAGCCTTGCGGGCGGAGTGGCAGCCTTGAGCTGCAAATCCACGTCAATGGAATGCCCCTGCAGCGCCCGGATTTGCTGGCCGTCTGGGGAAATGGCGTAGCGGCCCTTGTCGTTGTGCGCCACCACCTGCTCGATCTTCTCGCGGGACACGTCGCCCAGGTTGGCGGGAGCGTGCGCCACGATGTAGTCGATGCTGCCCCAGCCCTGCTTATCGACATCCAGCTGTATCAACTGAGGCTCGTGCCGAAGGATAAGGGCAAGAAACCGACTGAGGTTCTTGAATTCGCGTTCTGCCATGCTGGCCATTGATTGTTTCCATATTTGAATGCTGCGGCTCCTGACCACTCCCCTGACGGTACCACCTTGACTTCCTCCCCGCCCTAAAGAGCGGGGATTCCTTCTGCAAGCGCCTGAAGTCCCAGGCGGGCAATGTTTCGTGCGGCATTGACGTCGCGATCATGAACCGATCCGCAACTGCTGCATGTCCACTGCCTTATTCCAAGTCCGGCCCTACCTTTCGGACTGCTGGGCGGATTAACGCCACAGCACGAGCACGCTTGGGTTGAAAACGCTTCATTGACCTCTGCAAACACCACTCCCTGCCTCATGGCCTTGTACTGGAGTTGTGTTCTGAACGTAGTCCAGGCTGCATCGAGCACGGACTTGGCCATGCTGGTTTTGGCCAGGGCACTGGCGTTCACGTTGCCAACGAAGATGGCGGCATGATTTTTCACCAGAGCGGCGGTTTCCTTGTGAAGGGCATCTTTGCGCTGGTTGGCGATGCGGGCGTGGATTGCCCGCACCCGTTTCTTTTTTCTGGCTCGCTGAGCGATACCCAGCGCTGCCTGGGCCTCGCGCTAGCGGCGCCTGGGCTCGAAGGCCTGGCCGTTGGAGTACGTGGCCAACGCCTTGAGGCCGAGGTCGATGCCTAAGACCGATGTGTCAGCAGGTACCCGCTTTTCCTCGACCTCAACTCTGACCGCCACGTTGAGGTACCAGCGGCCCCGCGAGTCCTCATTGAAGCTGCCGGCCTTCAAGGTGTACTTCGACAACCCGTAGGAATCCCATAGGCCTATATTGATACCGTTGAAACGCACCTGGCCATTTCGATAGGTGACGGCGCGGGCCTTGAAGGGCACCCAGCCCAGCGAATATTTGGGGGATTTTCGGTCGCTGACGCGCCAATTGAGGCGCTGGCGCTTGAATTGGCGTAGTCGGGTGGCGAATTCCTCACAGACCTGCTGCTGAGTGGCCGACCCGATGGTCACGCCTTCGCATTTTGAAAAGCCGTTGGTGAGTTTTTGCAGATCGAACCCGGAAAGCCAGGTTTTGGGTTTATTGCAATAGCGTTTGAGGCTGCGAAATTGTGTTTCGTTACAGAAATTCCACACCTGGTTGACGTCGCGAGCCATCGCAAGCATCGCTTTGGCATGCTTGTCCTTAATTCGCAGTTTTAGGGTCTTGGTAATTTCCATAGTGGAAATGTAGCATGTATTGAGTCGCCCGTATAATTTCGAAGACCAATTCCACTACGGTCGCCTGGAGCGACTGTGCTCTTGACCTCGGGCTGAACCCCGAGGCTTCTCGCACATCTGGTGACGATTTTCGGGTCAATTCCCTTCTTGGCGCAGATCCGAAGCTGTTTTTTTGCCGTCAAATGCCCCCGTGCTTTTGCTTTTAGGAATGCTGTTTGTCTTTTACCAGGCTTTTGCACTGGCTCTGCCGTTGAGGGTGAGCTTGTGCTGTGCGGCCATTTCGCTGCCGGCGAAAGGCCGATTCCATGGCGCATGGGGCTGAGCCTGGGTACGCGGTGCGTCCTGCTACGATGATACGGGGAAGCTCAGGCTGGCGGTGATGGTCTTCTACAGCGCCCAGGTGCCGGCAGAACAGGGCGTCAGGAGCAGGGCATCAGGGCAGAGCAAAAGCGCTGGGGGAGAAAAACGGACGGTCGTGTTTGGGGGTTGTAGGGGATGGGCGTGTCCTGAAGCGGCTTAAGCGAAGCCGCCAACCGCTCTCGCTCAAACCTTCGGCCAGTGTCGGACAACAAGCCTTAGCCGGTAAACATTCGCTTGAACTTCGCCGTCATCTTGGCCTGGGTCATGCGAGGGAATAGCTCCTCTCGGGCAGCGTCACCGTACTCAAGGGTCAGGACGGCTTCAACGACCGTGTCGATCAAGTCCTTGAGTTTCTCGGCGCTGAAATGCGCATCGTCAATATCAGGCGCCTTGCCAAGGATGCGTCGCAGTGTCTGCCTGTCGTCCTGCAAGCTTTTGAGTTGCGCTTCGGCAGCGCTGATCTTGAGCGTCAAGCCAAGGTCAGTATCAAGCATGCGCAAGACGTCAGGGGCGCGATAGGTGGGAGGCAATGACCACCACTCAAGTTGCTCAAACAACTCGCCCAACTTGGCCGACAGCAGCATAACCTCCAGGGGGGTGTGCTGGGCGGGATCAGGCTCTCGCAACAGCTGAATGTCGCGCTTCACCAGTGCCATGAGGTTGGCCAGGTGGGCGATATGATTCTGGAGCGCGGCGAGGTGTTCAGCCATTTCCTCAGGCCTCATCCCGGACAACCTGTCGTACATGTCGTTGGACGTCATGAGCGATGCCTTCTTAGTCGTCATCCGGGTCGTTGGCACGCACCCTGTCATAAGCGGCTTTGGGATTGTCGCTTGCCAGCTGGGCCAGCTCGGGGGAGAGGGCCTTAAGTGCATTCCAGGCGACAGCGCGGTTCTTGTGCTCGATATTGAAATACTGAATTTCCGTCAAGTACCGCAGCGCTTCCTGCAAGCGTTCGTCGGTCAATGCCGGGATCTCAGCCCTGGGCACATAGGCGACACCGTCGATTAGGACTTCCATGGTCACACCCCTTCGCCAGAGGCGGACAGGGTTGAAATCAGGTGGCCGGTTTTCGTGCGCCACTCACGCCCATACCTGAAGTACTGCTTCATCAGCCAATGCTGAACGGCGACACGCTGTTCCACACCCTGGTCAGGCAGAACCACGCCAGCGCTGAGCAGCTTGGCGCCCTGCTCGGCAATATCGGTATCGTTCAGGGCCAGGATCTTTTTGAGGTCGGCTGTCAGGGGCAGCTCGGGTACGCCGCCTGGAACAAACCCTGTATCAATGGGTGAGCCGCAAGCTGGGCAGAATTTGTAAAGGGTTTTGAACCCGATGTGGGGAAGGGCGTGGCGTTTTGTCGCCTCGTTCCACAACTCGATCATCCCCTCGAACTTCAGCGCCTCCACCGCCCAGTCGCGAACCATAACCTCCTTGCTGCCAATGTGGCCAGCCAGGCACATGCCTTCAGGGCAAGGTGTGGTAGGTGCCGCAGGTTTGGGGTTCTTACGGGTGACTGACATGGGAGACTCCTGTGGCTCAATTGCGTCAGGCATCGGCGAAACGTGGCGCTGGCCGATACGACCAGGTGCTGCGCTGGTTGCGACAGGTCATAGGCCTGTAGCGCCAGCGATTAGGCCGTGAGTATAGAGATACAGGCTGGACACCGTCAATTTGTCGCTAACGCCCGATAGGGCGTTAGCAGGTAATCCCACATTTTGGGCAATTGCAAGCAATCCCGTGAATGCAGGGGCCGTGGGAGCTTCGCCCGGTGCCATGGCAGCGCGGACATTGATCATGCAGGCAGGGCCTGAATGGGGGGTTGTTTGCCTCAAGCGATTCCAGGTGCTTGCGCTGGCGCTCACGCAAGTCACGCTCATACGTGGCGCGGTCGATCTCGGACATTTGGCAGCCTATTGGTCGGATTGATGGGGGAACAGAACAAGTAAACCAGGTTTCGGCGCATAGGAGTCTACCGCGACGAAATAGCCTTTTCCGTCGTCGGCATTGTACTCCATCAGCATGAAATCGGAGTCGTGGCGTACCAGCAATTGACTGAGTTCAGCCCAGGAGGGGCGAATACTTCCCTGAATTTCGAACCAGGCGGTGTCAGAGCCGGCGCCGGGGAAGAGGTGGCTGGGCAGGTTGTCGTCACTCGGCGGCGTGCAGGGGCCAATCATCAGCGAAAATTCGCCAGAATGAGGCTGCGGTTGCTCCGCTGTGTCGATACCATTGCCAATTTTACTGGAAACCATCATTAACCCACTGTTTTTATTGTAGTTATTGGAAAGGTTGCGGGATATAAGGTGTCTCCTGTTGCACATTAACCCGGTTAAGGTGCCGCCAGGTGCGTTTTAACTCGCCAATGACTTTCATTTGCCCGGCACCATTTGCGAACCCTGCGTTGCGGGTTAGCGATCGCATTCGGCTTGCTCCAGCGAGCGGACTGCGCTGGCAAAGGGACGCTGGGGTAGGTTCGCCCCTGTGTAAACACCTTTCTCGGAATGACCATGGGCCGTGCGCAGAATCCCGGCCATTCCACCTTGGAGAACCTCATCGGTGTCCAGCGACATCAGGTCGCTGCTGATCGTCCCGAAAGCCAGCAGGTCGGGGGTGTGCTCGTCCAGTTCTTTGCGGTGAGCTTCAAACAGCGCCAGATCTTGACGGAAGCAGTAGAGGTACACCGAGCCGAACTCCGGATCCGATTCGAGCAAGGTGTGCTCAAACACCGACCAGTACTCTGGATCACCCTTTAGGGCAAAGATGTCGCCGATCAACCGGGTCTTGTCATAGCCTGCCTGATCCCTTTGCTGGGGATTCATGTACAAGGCGGCATGACGCTCCGCCAGGTGATTGAGGACGGTGCCAGGGGGCTGATCAGTTGGGGCGATTTCGGGCGCTCCCAGGTGGATGCTGCGAAAACGCTTGAGGTCTTGGTGGAAGCTGTGGGGGCTGACCTCACGCTGCATCAGGGCCTGAATGAACGCAGTTTTGTAGGGCGGATGACCCAGGCCCAGGATAATCCGCGACCCATCTGCTGCGTGTTCCGGGTGCTTTCACAGGGGCTATTGGCCACGTATAAGGCCGCATCGCCTTCAGCGACTTGTTCAATCGTCTGGCATTCGAAGTGGAGTGGATCCGAGCTGATCAGCGCGTGAAGCTGATCGGTCAGGCGCTCCTGATAACGGGCACGGAACTCTCCATAGCTGGTAACGCCATGTTGCTTGTCGACCCTGTGCAGGGTTTGGTCAAATGCCTGCCGGTAGTCCGGGTGCATTTCGTAGTTCTGGTAGAGCGACAGAACCTGCGCTGAATGATCAGCGAATCGTGGTTTCAAAAACATTTTTGCGAAAAGACTCGCGTGCAGCTCGGCGCGGTGCGCCAGGGAGCTTGGGGTAAGAGAATGTGCAGACATGATCTATCCGAAAAGACGAGTTGATCTATTTTCTAGGATAGGGGGCTGGGTGTACAGGGCTGCATCGATTAATTGCTATATTGACAGGATGGCTATGCATGGTCAAGATTCATGCTACATTCAAGTAGTGATTTCTCAGATGACCTTGCTGGGTGTCAAGCTCGGCGCGGATCGGCCAGGCTCTGGATGACCCTGCTGTTCAATACTGGAGGTGGTTTATGGATCGCTATCAAAACCTTTGTGAGTGCGTACAGCTCCAGCTGACACCTGAGGACGAGCTGCGCCTCAGAACCGCACATATCAGTGTATATGAGGCTTTCGCTCGCGAGGTGGTCAACAAAGGCCTGCGTCCGCTGGTGATTGACCCAGATTGTTGCGCATGCGGCGGATCAGGCTGTGTTGAGGAGCGGGATGCTGCTTAAGGCGACGGTTTGATGCCCCATATGCAATAGCTTATATTGGCATCAGGATTACGCTTATGTTGGTTATTGAACATGAATTTGTCTGATCTAGATGCCCCGGCTGAAAATTCTCATGTCGGCGCTATGGTGGGCCTCACACTGCTCTCGTCGATGGCGCGTGGCAATGTCGATGACATCACCCAGGCCTTGATCGGCACCAGGGACTACCACCTGCGCTGCGCGCTCTACTTTGTCCTGAAGGGCGAGCGATTGCCCGAGTCTGTCCGCGACCTCATGGATGCTGAGGTGACGGTGGAGCTTGCGCGGATGAAAGACCAGTACCGCGCTGCTTGTCTGCATGCCCTGAACCTGGTGCAGCACCAGGAGGCGAGGCAGCAACATACGGCTGACCAGCGGCGCTTTGACCAGGCCGCCGTCAAATTTCGCGCCATGAATGCGCCAGCGCCAGAGGGCACGGTGGATGAGCTGGCCAAAAGACACGGGGTGTCGAAGAGCCATGTCCGCCTGCTCAAGCGTGAGAACCGCCTGCATGAGTTGACCGGGGCAGCCTCGCAATAGCGTGCACGCGAGCAGGTTCCCGCACTGCATGAACCCGCAGGCCTGTGTGGTGCCGAGAGGTTGATTGCCCAGATAGGGCGGCTCTGCCCATAATAGGGCAATGGAGGGCCTCATCATGGCAACTAGGCAAGCAGCGATCATTTCAAACGATCACCGACTCAGGGCTAAGAAGCCGTATGTGCTTCGCTTCTATCAGCATTTCAGCCGGGCAGGTGACGATCAAATCCTGAAGGATCAAACCTTTTGGACGGAGGTCATGTTTGCCAGTCGAGAGATGCTCGACAAGGCAATGGACAAGCCTGACAGCCTCATAGAGGGCTGTCGCCAGGAACTGATTGCCTACGCCGCCGACATGCATCACCGGGGGTATGAGGTTCAGGATCTGGTGGTCAGTTTTGATGGCGTTCACGGGTTCGAGGTCGAAGCCCTGGATGCACGCCATGTCAGGATGGCTTTGCGCAAGCATGACAGCCTTGCGCTCGATCGAAAGGCTGGCAAGGTCGAGCAGCACTTGAAAAAGGCCTGGAAGGTCAGCCAGGATGCGCAATTCGGACAAGCCCTTGAGGTTTCGTTTGAGGCCTGCATGCAGAACCTTCGCCCGCGCACGGAGCACCTGAAAAATCTCCTGTGGCTGGATGAATCCAAAATCGTCAAGGAGTTCTTGCGTGTAGCCCCCATCTGGTCACAGCATGAGAAAGGCTACGGGCGCATTGAGGAGTTTTTCGGCGCGCTGCTCAAGGATGGGAAATTCGGTGCACATCGGCAATGCCTTGGCATCTGGGGCGAGCAGATTCATGCCAAGCCTGCGCGATTCTCGAAAAGCTATGACATCAATGAGCTGACGTTGAGTCCTGGGGAAATCATTCCCAATCCGCAAGTGACCGCCGCAGACAAGCCGTCTTTGCTCAACACCTACCTGGCGTTGGATCCTTGCGCATGCCTGGCAGAAGGCAGCAACCTGCTTTCCGATGCTTGGCGAGCATCGCTCCAGGACGAATCCCTGCGCAGCGCCACCGTGGTGGCACTCATGTCGGGGTACATGAGGTTTCAGACCACTATTGCCAGGCGTAGTCGCGGCCAGGATGCGGAGAACGCAGCCCCCGGCCCCATGAAATCTGCCAAGGTGTTCTTCGACCTGGTGGCAGCATCAGCAGGGATGGATTTCAGCGCACTTCTGGATGAGATTCCGGATTTTGGCACCGAGCCCTCTGAGCCTGTTCGGCGCTACTATGCCAACGAAATTGCCCTTGCTGGATCATATGGCCGCCTTGGCCTGACGATTCCTAGGGCCATCTCAACGATCACGCCAGTCTGCTACTGCGAGGAGATGCTAAGCCTGGCGCTCAAGGCCCGGTTGCTTGCCACCCCTTCGCATATCGCCTATGCGACAACCAAGTACCCGAGAGACCAGGACGAGGCCTATTTTGGCAAAGTTATCACCAACCCGCACACGAGCCTTGCCCAGGTTGTGGGGGTGGTTGACCCTAACTACATGCACAAGTCGAACTTCAGGCAGTTGGAGCAGGTGGATTTTGGACAGGCGTACGTGGCGCAAATCCCAGACAAGACGCGTCAGGAACTGATTGCCAAGGGAATGATCCCCCTTTCGCTGCTGACCCATGAATCTGACATTGCGATGGTGCTTGAGGTGGATTTGGGGCTCTAGCGGGCGGGTGCTGGCTACCGGTGGTTTCTGTGGATTGATGAGTGGCTTGGCTTGCCAAGCACCTTCGATCATCATAGACTTTTGGTACGATTTACCGATTTATTGAGTATCAGGTGTCGCATGGACTCCCCCCGCAGCCCAAACACGGACAAACCATCGCTTATCTCCCTCATTCTCACGGATGCAGCGCTCGTGCTGTTTGCCTTCTGTGCAGCCTCTTTTGCCGCCTGGCAAATCGATGCCCGGCAGAATCCGCAAGAGAATGCGCCCCATAAAATCGGTTCAAACCAGTCGAGTGATCAAAGAGTGTATTTGCAGCTTAAGGGCACTGAGCAAACCCTAGGGGTGCAATACCGAGCATTCAACGATGATCATGCATCGGCTGGATCAGTATTGATCGTTCAATCAAAAGACAGTCAATAGGGGCTCATGCACGATGCCGAAGACTCAAGCAAATTCCGTCAAATCGATTGTTTTCCTGCTTGTGCTCACCATTTTTCTCACGTTTTTCATGCTGGCGATCGCCAACGTTAGGGACAGGGATCGGATTGTGAAGCGTGAGGCCATGGAGGTGCTTAGCATTTATCAGAAAGACCCTCAGATCCACGACCCGAAGCCGATCGAGGCGTATCACAACAAGGGCTATGGGTATGCCACAGCCCTGCTGATCAAGCGGGCTGAGCAGAAGAGCGACTTCCAGGAGCGAGACCGCCTACTATCCGAGGCTGCTAGTCGCTTTACCAACATCGAGCTTGCTGGTCTGCTGATTGCGCATCGTGAGTCATTCGACCCACAAAAGCGTGCAGAACTGCTAATTGAAGCCGCGAAAATGCCGTCTGGGCCTGGCGTCGACCGGTTGTTGCAGCGCGCCACCACGATCCTCCCTGAGGATGTGCAGGCGGCAATGCTGATGTGCTCGAAGTTGTTATCAAGCCGTTACGACACAGGGTATGAGACGCTCGATAAAACTCGTTTCACCTGGGACTACATCTGGCAGACGCGCTCCTGTCGAAGCTGAATTATTTGGGACATGAAATCCGCCCTTGAGGCGGATTTTTCGTTGGTAGACGGCAATTGCCAAATTGTCAATGATTTTTTCGTTGCTTTGCTCAATATATTGATTTATCGTTTTCTCAACTGGTTTGACAGGCGCGAAATCTGCGTTAGACAAACTGGTAAAAATAATAAAAAGTCCCAGGAGGACACATGATTGAGAAAGTGCGTGGTAAATTTGGTGTGCCTGCAAAACTGGGTCTTGCCGCATTTATCGCTTTATCGTCATATTGGGTAACTTTTCACGAAGTCCTCTATTACAACGAAGCAGGCTACCAAGCCCACATCCGCACCAAGTTCGGCACTGAGAAGGTTGCTGACACCCTCGGATACACTACGAAGTGGTTTGGCAATGTAACGGCCTGGCCACGCCAGATGACGGCCCAATCCGTATCCGATCCAAACCTCTTGAAATCGGGTGGCGACATGGACGGTTTTGGCGCCTCGATGATCACCTCTTTCCCGGTGACGTTCCTTGGCGGTGTGACCGCTTCGGTTGACTCCAACGTGCGCATCATTCTGCCCACGGGTGATCAGTTCCTGCAGATCGCCCGTGATTATCGCAACCCAGAAAACTTCATTAGTCAGGCATTGACTCCAGCGCTGAAAAATACCTTGCAGTCGACCGCGCAGATGATGACGGCTGATGACTACTACTCGGGTGCCCGCTCGGAATTCGCTGCGAATTTCCGCGACCAGATTTCCGATGGCATCTACCTGGTCAAGCGCACCGAGGTGCACACCCCGAACAACACCCCGAAAAAGACTGCAATCCTGCAGCTGGGTACCGATCAGGGTGAGTTCGGCGACAACACCACCACCCGCTTTGTGACTGAGAAGGTGCTGGGCAAGAATGGCCTGCCAGTTCGCCTGGAGCAGCAGTTCCGCAAGCTGGGTGTCCAGGTGGCCGAAGCCAACATCCTGAACCTGACGCCGAATGCCAACTTCATGGAGCGTATGAAGCGTCTCCAGCAGTCCCAGGCTGACCGCATGCTGGCGCGCCAGGATCGTGCCAAAGAAGAAGAGCAAAAGACCCTGGTAACTGCACGCGGTGAGCGTGAGGTGGAGGAGAACCGTCAGAACTCACTCAAGGCGCAGGTGCAGCAGACCACCGAGGCAGAGACCGCTCGCCAGCTGACCATCATCAATGCGCAGCGTGAGAAAGAGCGCGCTGAGATTGAAAAGCAGACTGCCGAGGTGACTTACGCCAAAGCCCAGGTCGAAGCCAAAACCATCAAGGAGCTGGCAGACGCCCACGCCTATGAAAAGAAGGCGGCCATTCTGGCGGACGGTGCGCTGGCGCAGAAGCTGGAAGCCTTCGTGCAGGTTAACAAGAGCTGGGCTGATGCAGCATCGCGGGCTCAGGTGCCGGGTATCATGATGGGCGGTGGCGCTTCTGGGAATGCTGGTGCTCGCCAAGGCGAGTTCAACGACTACCTGAACATCCTGGCCACCAAGGCAGCGAAGGATCTTCAGTTGGACATGTCGGTTAAGCAGTAACGCGTGTGTTCATGAAAGCCTGCTGACTTCAGCGGGCTTTTTTGTGGTTGGCTTTCACAATATAGGATTAAAGGGTTATCATGAGCGTCTATCAACCCACTCGGGCGGATGTATGCTGATGCCGCCAAGATGTCGAGAGAAATATGGCCAATACTGCGCTGCGCAACGCTTTCCCTGCGAGCACTGAAGATCAACAGGCTCCCATCATCAACAACGTGCAACAGGGAGGTAATCCCTTGTGCAGCCAGGAGTCAGAGGTTCATTCAGGCCTGGGGATCGCGCTTGATCACACCAAAGCCCTGCGTGTTTCCAGGCAGCTTAAGCGTAGGCGGTAATAAAGGCGTTCCATTAATTTCTGAAAAATGATTTTAGAAAAAATTGATGCCGCGTTGGCGTTACTGATTCTTCATGGGGTGACATTGATGAGCTTTCTGAAATCAGCGATTGGGTCAGCATTCAAGATATTGATCGCATCTGCGATAGTGTTGATTCTGTCTATTATTGGTGCACGGCTTGCACTCAGCTACATGATTCATGAGACCAAGCAGCGCTGGAACGATGCAGCTGCATTTACTCAGCTGTATGGAAAGAAAGCGGGGGATCCTGCACTGGATGCCCTGATGGCCAGGCACCTGACCGGTGACACGGCGGCCACCCAGACGCTGATGAATAAGGCGTTGGCCGAAGGCCGTATGACCCAGCGCATGACCTTGTTTTGGGAAGCTGTCGAGCGCGCCCCCGATCCACAGCTGTATGATTTGCTGGCAAAACACCAAAAGTGGTTCCACGAGCCTGATCCGCTCGCGCTGATGGAGCCGTCTGCAAAGAAGGCCTTTTTGAAGACCCTGGGCGTCGTGAAGGCAGCGGCCCTTCCGACCATTGCGCCGGCTGTCCGCACCTCGCTGCGCGTGTGCTATGACCGGTTTGAAGCCAGATACGAAGGCACGTTCGGCGGCCCTCTGCGCGCCTATGACGCCTACAGATCCAAGCGCAGCTGTGAAATCTCGCTACATGCTGCGCCACAACCTAAGTCAGTGATTGAAGGAAAGGAGTAACCAGATGACCGATATCGACGAAGTGGCAAAGCTGTCAGCCGATGGCCTGCGAGCGCTCGAACGCACACTACTTGAGATGCGGCTTTTGGCCTCTATGACGAATTGGAGTGATCAGCGTCGAGTGCTCATCTACCAACTGGCCGACGCCATGCACAACGTGCCCAAGGCGATTAATGACATTGGCTCGGACGAAGGGCATGAGCAGTGGGCCATCGAAGAGCTGAAGCAAATCCCTGAGCGCTTGGGGTCATTGTTGGCCAAGGCTCCCGATCTGCTCTAGCGGGCAGCAGGTAGCTCAGTCGATGATGAGCGGCTTGATGTCATCCCAATCATCCGGGGAGGCATCGCCAAAATGGAACGCCATACGCATCCCCACCGTAGGGGCGCCGCGCTTCATCAGGAGCGCCGACGCACCTGCGCACATGCGCTCCTCCCCAGAAGGGGCGTAAGTGTAATCACCGTCTTCAGTCTCCAGCTCTTCGCCAGTTGCCGTCTTGTGGCAAGGGAAGGGGTGGTGATCGTTGCTCAATA
The Pseudomonas sp. Leaf58 genome window above contains:
- a CDS encoding RNA 2'-phosphotransferase, with the protein product MAEREFKNLSRFLALILRHEPQLIQLDVDKQGWGSIDYIVAHAPANLGDVSREKIEQVVAHNDKGRYAISPDGQQIRALQGHSIDVDLQLKAATPPARLFHGTIEGFIPAIMAQGLHPRSRQHVHLSADVETAQRVAQRRKGKTVLLNVDCNAMLADGHAFYLSENNVWLTDVVPPRYLQTVSLRNEPEGLDGPA
- a CDS encoding SPFH domain-containing protein is translated as MDGFGASMITSFPVTFLGGVTASVDSNVRIILPTGDQFLQIARDYRNPENFISQALTPALKNTLQSTAQMMTADDYYSGARSEFAANFRDQISDGIYLVKRTEVHTPNNTPKKTAILQLGTDQGEFGDNTTTRFVTEKVLGKNGLPVRLEQQFRKLGVQVAEANILNLTPNANFMERMKRLQQSQADRMLARQDRAKEEEQKTLVTARGEREVEENRQNSLKAQVQQTTEAETARQLTIINAQREKERAEIEKQTAEVTYAKAQVEAKTIKELADAHAYEKKAAILADGALAQKLEAFVQVNKSWADAASRAQVPGIMMGGGASGNAGARQGEFNDYLNILATKAAKDLQLDMSVKQ